A section of the Spirosoma pollinicola genome encodes:
- a CDS encoding GNAT family N-acetyltransferase produces MQNTVFASTLQFPLMTVRQATATDLPALMHLIHHVVPLMRQAGNFQWDEHYPNHDVFANDIAQNQLWVVYIDGLLAGVAAITEDQEPEYAQVGFDLSQRAIVTHRLAVDPAFRGQGVAAALLAQAEQIALEQGIAFLRIDTNSENQITQKLFPKMGYRYAGEITLSFRPGLNFLAYEKTL; encoded by the coding sequence TACAATTTCCCCTGATGACCGTCCGCCAAGCCACCGCTACCGACCTTCCAGCACTGATGCACCTGATTCACCACGTTGTTCCACTCATGCGGCAAGCCGGTAATTTTCAATGGGATGAGCACTACCCGAACCATGACGTATTTGCCAATGACATCGCCCAGAATCAGCTTTGGGTAGTGTATATAGACGGGCTATTGGCCGGGGTAGCGGCAATTACGGAAGATCAGGAACCCGAATACGCACAGGTTGGCTTCGACCTTAGTCAGCGGGCTATTGTGACTCACCGGCTGGCGGTTGACCCGGCTTTTCGCGGACAGGGTGTAGCGGCTGCACTCTTGGCCCAAGCCGAGCAGATTGCCCTCGAACAAGGCATCGCTTTTCTTCGGATCGACACCAACTCGGAGAACCAGATTACCCAGAAACTTTTCCCAAAAATGGGATACAGGTATGCTGGCGAAATCACGCTAAGTTTTCGGCCGGGACTAAACTTTCTGGCTTATGAGAAAACGTTATAA
- a CDS encoding START domain-containing protein, whose amino-acid sequence MRLFQSGCFWVLLIISFGLGVGSVQAQAQEAWKLAKDKDQIQVYTRNIPGSRSSELRVECAMEGTQSQLVALLSDIANYKNVIYKTKSARLIRRVSETELLYHVVTAVPWPVSDRDMGVKLTFTQDPATKILHVKGVGMPDLVATQPNTVRIADWLAIWQVRPVTKQRMQVTYTCRLDPGGDIPSWLDNVAAATSAYQSFLLIRNSLSLPRYQNKSFAFLSQ is encoded by the coding sequence ATGAGGTTATTTCAGTCAGGTTGCTTTTGGGTATTGTTGATCATTAGTTTTGGACTGGGCGTTGGATCTGTTCAGGCACAAGCACAGGAAGCCTGGAAATTAGCGAAAGACAAGGATCAAATTCAAGTTTATACGCGCAACATACCCGGTAGCCGATCGAGTGAATTGAGAGTTGAGTGCGCTATGGAGGGCACGCAGAGCCAGTTGGTAGCCCTACTGTCTGATATTGCAAATTATAAAAACGTCATCTATAAAACGAAATCCGCCAGGCTGATACGACGCGTCAGTGAAACGGAATTGTTGTATCATGTCGTTACGGCTGTACCATGGCCCGTTAGTGACCGTGATATGGGTGTGAAACTGACATTCACGCAAGACCCTGCAACAAAAATTCTTCATGTTAAAGGAGTGGGTATGCCTGACTTAGTGGCAACCCAGCCGAATACGGTACGTATCGCCGATTGGTTAGCTATATGGCAGGTTCGACCCGTAACAAAGCAACGAATGCAGGTTACCTATACCTGTCGATTAGATCCCGGTGGAGATATTCCTTCCTGGCTTGATAATGTAGCCGCAGCAACAAGTGCGTATCAGTCATTTTTGCTTATCCGTAATAGCTTGTCATTGCCCCGTTATCAGAATAAATCTTTCGCGTTTTTAAGCCAATAG